In Pseudomonadaceae bacterium SI-3, the sequence CAGTCAGGACAATCTGCTGCATGACGTGCTTGCCAGCCTCAATGCCGGTGAGCTGGCGCGCCGTCGTTTCCGGGAGATTGCGCGGATCGCCGGACTGGTCTTCTCCGGCTACCCCGGGGCTCAGAAAAGCGCGCGCCAACTGCAGGCCTCCAGCGGCCTGTTCTTCGACGTGTTTCGCCAGTACGACCCGGCCAATCTCCTATTGAATCAGGCCGAGGAAGAAGTGCTGCGCCAGGAGTTGGAAGTCGAGCGACTGGAGCAGACCATGAACCGTCTGCAACAGCGGCAATTGGACATTCACCCGGTCAAGCGCACAACGCCGCTTGCGTTCCCGCTTATGGTCGAACGCTTCCGCGAAAGCATGAGTTCGGAAAAGCTCGCTGATCGCATCCGCCGCATGGTCGCGGAATTGGACAAGGCAGCAGGTCCCGGTGGCTATCAGCCAGAGGGCGACGCCAGTATTGCCGTGGAACGGGAAACCAGCCCCAAGCGCAAACCGCGCGCAACCAAGGACGGCACGCCAAGGCCGAAAAAGGCGCGACGCGCCACCCGATAGACACGCCCGATGGATCGCTCCGCTGCTACGTGAGGAGACGCCCGGGTAAGCGCAAGCTTGCCGGCGTACGCTCAGTTCACCGCTAATCCACGCTCGGCCTACTGGCATACGCCATCGGACACATCACTTTGCCGCCCCCCATGAGCGCTCTCGAGGCCTCGGGACCCATGCAGGGAACCGTAGGAGCGAGCTTGCCCGCGAACGCCGCCCAGCGATGGGAACCCGCAACCGCCCGCGATAAACTCGGCCACATGACCCCGCACCTACCCATCGAACTCGAGCAGACGGAGCTCTGGTTGCTCCCCGACAAAGCCATCTATTGGCCTGATCGAAAAGCACTGCTGATCGCCGATATCCATTTCGGCAAGGCCGCTGCCTATCGTCGTCTTGGCCAACCGGTGCCACACGGCACCACCCAGGCCAACCTGCAACGGCTCGACGCCCTGCTCGACCGCTACCGCTGCGAGCAGCTGATTTTCCTCGGTGATTTCCTCCATGCGCCGGAATCACAGACGCCCGCCACGCTCAGCCAATTGCTCGACTGGCGCGCCAGACACCCAGAGCTTGCGGTGACCCTGATACGGGGCAACCACGACCGTCGCGCCGGCGACCCGCCTGCCAGCCTGGCAATGACCGTGGTCCCCGAACCGCTGCTGCTCGGCCCGTTCGCCCTGCAACACGAACCCGATCCGCATCCCAGCCATCACGTCCTGGCAGGCCATCTGCACCCGGCGTTCCGCCTGCATGGACGCGGCCGTCAGTCGTTGCGTCTACCCTGTTTCTGCCTAGGCGAGCGGGTCAGCCTGCTGCCGGCCTTCGGCAGCTTCA encodes:
- a CDS encoding DEAD/DEAH box helicase, translating into MTPHLPIELEQTELWLLPDKAIYWPDRKALLIADIHFGKAAAYRRLGQPVPHGTTQANLQRLDALLDRYRCEQLIFLGDFLHAPESQTPATLSQLLDWRARHPELAVTLIRGNHDRRAGDPPASLAMTVVPEPLLLGPFALQHEPDPHPSHHVLAGHLHPAFRLHGRGRQSLRLPCFCLGERVSLLPAFGSFTGMMEVDADPGRRLFVVGGDGVWQVA